The segment GCGTGCGATTCTGTTGGACAGGTATGGCGTGCACGCTCTGTCGATATTTTTTTGTCGGATTGCGCCTAAAAAAAATCTGAAAAACGAGCGGGAACCGGGAGAATTTATTGGATGAATTGATCAAAAAGGTCGAAGAAGCGGCTGAACAATGTGAGAAGTTAAATCACTAAAACCAATATTCATAAGAATATTACCATTTTTTCACTTGACTTTTTGGGAAAAAATTGAGATATTGTAAAAAATAAAAAAAAGCTCGGGCACCACTCCGAGCTTTTTGAAGGAGAAAAGCACCAAGATGTTTTATAAGGAACACAAAGAGGTAGGTATTTAGGGTCTTTTTTATTTTATGTAAAAAATGATTGTTTGCAAATTTGGGCGTGCTCACATCCCATCATCATCACTCGCTTGTCCAGCGTTTTCCCTGCACGCCCTTTTTTTGTCTCTTGAATCGCTCTCGCCTTATTCATAACAAACAACGTGCCACAAAATCAACCAAAGTCTTAACTCAATAATAAACAAGAAGTAATCTTGGCCGAATGTGATTGATGAAAAAGCCAACATTTCCCCCTGACAGGGGATTTTGTTTAAATCTCGGCATACAATATAAATGTGACTTTCGTGTAAACAAATAATCGCCTATTTTTTAACGAATTAGTGTGAAGTTGTAAAAATGTTCAAAATCCGACATCATTTGAGCTTTTGAACATGAAAAAAAGAAGAGCTAAATTTTGACGTTAAAAAAAATGTTCGGCGACGCCAAGATGGAAATAATTCAGGACTCCGCTTTTCGGGAGACAATTCATAAAAAGCAAAACAAGTCCCACAGTTTCTCCGCGATGTGCAAAACGAAAAAATGACTTTGCTCATCTTTTTGCTTGCAATTTTTAGCTGGAATACTTATTTTGAACTTACAAACCCACTTTTTTCTCACGAAGCAAATTTATTGAACACGCCGATGGAAAACAAGTTGATTCTGATTAGCGCCTGTCTTTTAGGAGCCAAAACACGCTACGATGGCGAAGATAATCGATTGCCGCATCCGTTGTTACTGAATTTTTTGGCCCGGGGTAGCTTAATTCCGATTTGTCCGGAAGTCGCCGGAGGACTTCCTACGCCGCGGCTGCCGGCTGAGATCATCGGCGGCGAAGGGAAAGATGTCCTCGCCGGGAAATGTCCGGTTTGGAACTGCGAGGGCGAGGATGTGACGGAAGAATTTCTGCTCGGCGCGAAACACACTTTGGCGTTGGCGAAGCAGTTGAAAATCCAAGCGGCAATTTTGAAAGACGGCAGCCCGTCCTGCGGCTCGACGTACATTTACGACGGCACTTTTTCCGACAGAAAAATCAAAGGCTGCGGCGTGACTGCGGCTTTTTTGCAAGAAAATGGAATTGAAATTTACCACGAAAAGAATTTTGAGCGATTGCTTTCAAAATTGCAGGATTAATCCAATAAATTTTTCACTTTACATTTTTAATTAATCCCATGCCCGAATATCCCGACATTTGCCTTTACATTGAAAAACTTAAATTCATGTTCAGCGGTGAAAGATTAGAAGATTTTCGCATTCTCAATCCTTTTGTGTTGCGTTCAGTGGCTCCGACTGCCGCGAAATTTCTCGGGAAAAAAATTCTCGATTTTCATCGAATCGGCAAAAGAGTCGTTTTTGAATGTGAGGATGAATTTTTTATTGTGATTCACCTGATGATCGCCGGCAGATTTCACTGGAAAGAGAAAGGAAAATCCGTTTCTCGGAAAATGGCGTTAGCAGCGTTTGATTTTTTGCCGGGAACGCTGTGGTTCACCGAAGCTTCGACAAAAAAGAGAGCGTCGATCCATCTCATTCGCGGAAGATCGGCATTGCGAAAATTCGACCGCGGTGGGCTGGAAGTCATGGAAGCAACTTTTGAAGATTTTCGCCTGCGGCTGCTAACAGTGAATCACACGCTCAAACGCTCGCTCACAGACCCGGCGCTTTTCAGTGGTATTGGCAATGCTTATTCCGATGAAATTTTGCACCGAGCGCGATTATCGCCTATTCTGCAAAGTCAAAAAATGTCGGACGAACAAATCGAACGGCTGTTTGCTTCAACGAAAGAAGTTCTGACTGAATGGACCGAGCGGTTGCGCCGGGAAAATGAAAATAGCTTCCCGGAAAAAGTCACGGCATTTCACGAGAAGATGGCAGTGCACGGCAAATTCGGCAAAGCCTGTCCTGTCTGCGGCGCTCCGGTGCAAAGAATCCGCTACGCCAGCAATGAGACGAATTACTGTCCCAACTGCCAGACCGGCGGAAAAATTTTAGCGGATCGGGCTCTGTCGCGTTTGCTGAAAAATGATTGGCCGCGTTCACTTGAAGAATTAGAAGACCGGATGTCGGAATAGAAAAATTTGCTGATTTGTTTTTTGAAAAATATTTTGAAGTCGAAATTTCAGAAAAATTAACACAGGAGAGGAGCTCGCGCATGCAAAAACGATCACCATTCCCCCCTGTTTTTTGGGTGGCAAATTCCATTGAAATTCTGGAAAGATTCGCCTATTACGGCATTTACCTCGGCTTTGGTATTTACATGGAATATTTGGGTTACAGCAAAGCGCAGTTGGGAATCGTGCAGACGATCTTTTTACTTTTTTCCTACGTCGTTCCGGTATTTTCAGGCACTTTCGCTGATCGTTTTGGTTTCAAAAAAGTACTGATTGTTTCTTACCTCGCCTATTTGCCGTCAATTTTGCTGCTCATCATCACCAAATCTTTTTCCGGAATTGCATTGACCATGCTCAGCATCGGTCTGGCAGCCGGAATTTTCAAGCCGCTGGTTTCGGGAACCGTGCGCGTCACGACCGACGGCACCAACAAAACGCTGGGATTTGGCATTTTCTACGCCATGGTCAATGTCGGCGCGTCTTTCGGACCCATCGTCATGGGGCGATTACGCGCGATTTCCTGGAATTACGCTTTTATCGCCGCGGCCATTTCCATCGGCGTGATGTTACTCGTGACAATTATTTTCTACAAGGAGCCTGAACGCGAAATCGAAAAGACCACACTGTCGCAAAAGTTCAAAGACATGGGCGTGGCGCTCGCCGATAAAAAATTTTTGACGTTCTTAATTCTCATCGGCGTATTTTTCTGGATTCCGCTGTGGGCATTTTTTAATCTGCTCGCCATGTACGTGGACAAAAATCTGGATACAGTGAAGTTGTATCTCGATGTAAAACACATTTTGGGCGCGACAGTGGCAAATTTTATTTCCCAACCTGAAGGAAGCGAAGGTACCAGAAAGCTGCTCGGAGAAAGCATTTCCCACACCGGTTACATCATCATGATTTTGCAGATTTTTGTTTCTCGTATCGCTGAAAAATTCAAAGCGATTCCGATTTTTTCAACCGGATTATTTATCAGCGCCCTGGGATTTTTGGTTTTGGGTTACGCTCATGTCAGCAGCTCGAGTTGGGTTTTTCTGGGAATTATGCTTTTCGCCATCGGAGAAATGACCTCGTCGCCACGGATTCAGGAATACATTACCTGGATGGCGCCGCCGGAAAAAGCCGGACTTTACATGGGCACAAATTTTCTCGCCATCGGCATCGGCTCGTTCAGTGGCGTCCTTTACACGCCGCTTTACGGCTACTTCTGTGAAATGGGACATCCGGAATATGTCTGGTACACGCTGGCAGGGCACGTGTTGATCGGCATTTTAGTCATTTATTTGTTCATTAAAAAGGCTGGCGAGTTCAGAGAATTGACGGATTAATTTTCAAATAATTTAAAATCGATGAATTAAACTTTTTGAGACGTAGAATGGATTTAATAGAATTTGTTGAAGACTTTGAGAGAAAATTAGAAAAAAGAGCAACACCCAAAGTGGGCAGAAATGATCTCTGTCCTTGCGGCCCGGGAAGAAGTACAAAAATTGTTGCGGAACGGCAAAGTAAGAATCAAGAATAAACACTGTTTAAGGGAGAAGTCATGAAAATTGAATTTAATGAGAAAGAACTAAAAAATTTAGTCAGTTTAGTCTATCTGGCAAGTTTCATCGTGGATATGAGAGATGAAGAATTGGGAGAAGATGAATACGACGATTTTCAGGATGTCATCAACAAAATTTATCGGTCAGCGAGCAAAACTCCTTTGCGCGATTTAGTTGATCAAATTCGCGATGATGAATATGAAGCCGCAGAGGCTCTGTTCACCGACCCCAAATTGAACGCCATCATCGAAAGCTATGAGAGTGAGAATTTCTGGGAGCGACTCGTCCAAATGTTGGGCATGAGAGACATTACAGAAAAAATGAGCGAGCAAGAATTTGCGTCTCTTGCTCCTGAAAAAAAAGGCAAGTTGGTTCAAGAACATATTGAAAAATATCTTCAGGAATTTAACAAGCACGGAGTGGTAAATCTCAGAATTGTGACGGAGTGAGTTTTGCAATTAACCCTGCAAATTTAAAGTGATAGTTTAAAATTGCAGGGTTAAATAAAAATAAACGCCTGTATTCGTTTGTCGCGTTTTTTTATAAATATTGGAATGGCACAAAATGTCACAAAAATACCTTGCTTTTTTAAAAAAATCCCTGTAAATTTAAAGTGATAGTTTAAAATTGCAGGAATAAATAATGATTACAAGGCTATTAGAAAAGAGAATACTTAAATTAGCGGAGCATTTTCCGGCGATCGCGATTTTAGGTCCCAGGCAGGTGGGAAAAACGACTCTGGCAAAAATGTTGCAATCAAAGCTTCCCAAGCCAACGAATTATTTAGACCTTGAAAATCCAACTGATCTGGCGCGGCTACAAAATCCTGTTTCCTATTTCATGAACAATCTGGATAGCTGTATCATTATTGATGAAATCCAACGACAACCAGATTTATTTCCCGTTCTTCGTTCCGTCATAGATCAACACAGAATACCGTTGCGTTTTATTGTCCTGGGTTCGGCTAATCCAACTTTACTTAAATTGAGTAACGAAACTCTCGCAGGAAGAATTGTTTATACAGAATTAACACCATTCAATATTCAATTTCATGGAAATTAGTTCCGTAAGTAATATGCAAAATCATTGGCTGCGCGGCGGTTTTCCTGAACCTTTTTTTATTGAAGATGACAATATTCGGGATGAATGGTTCAATTCTTTCATTATGACTTACATTGAACGAGATTTGTCCGTTCTTGGTTTGCGTGCATCATCGCCGACGATGTATCGATTTATTTCGATGTTGGCGCATGGACATGGTCAAGTTTT is part of the Calditrichota bacterium genome and harbors:
- a CDS encoding DUF523 domain-containing protein, with product MILISACLLGAKTRYDGEDNRLPHPLLLNFLARGSLIPICPEVAGGLPTPRLPAEIIGGEGKDVLAGKCPVWNCEGEDVTEEFLLGAKHTLALAKQLKIQAAILKDGSPSCGSTYIYDGTFSDRKIKGCGVTAAFLQENGIEIYHEKNFERLLSKLQD
- a CDS encoding formamidopyrimidine-DNA glycosylase → MPEYPDICLYIEKLKFMFSGERLEDFRILNPFVLRSVAPTAAKFLGKKILDFHRIGKRVVFECEDEFFIVIHLMIAGRFHWKEKGKSVSRKMALAAFDFLPGTLWFTEASTKKRASIHLIRGRSALRKFDRGGLEVMEATFEDFRLRLLTVNHTLKRSLTDPALFSGIGNAYSDEILHRARLSPILQSQKMSDEQIERLFASTKEVLTEWTERLRRENENSFPEKVTAFHEKMAVHGKFGKACPVCGAPVQRIRYASNETNYCPNCQTGGKILADRALSRLLKNDWPRSLEELEDRMSE
- a CDS encoding MFS transporter translates to MQKRSPFPPVFWVANSIEILERFAYYGIYLGFGIYMEYLGYSKAQLGIVQTIFLLFSYVVPVFSGTFADRFGFKKVLIVSYLAYLPSILLLIITKSFSGIALTMLSIGLAAGIFKPLVSGTVRVTTDGTNKTLGFGIFYAMVNVGASFGPIVMGRLRAISWNYAFIAAAISIGVMLLVTIIFYKEPEREIEKTTLSQKFKDMGVALADKKFLTFLILIGVFFWIPLWAFFNLLAMYVDKNLDTVKLYLDVKHILGATVANFISQPEGSEGTRKLLGESISHTGYIIMILQIFVSRIAEKFKAIPIFSTGLFISALGFLVLGYAHVSSSSWVFLGIMLFAIGEMTSSPRIQEYITWMAPPEKAGLYMGTNFLAIGIGSFSGVLYTPLYGYFCEMGHPEYVWYTLAGHVLIGILVIYLFIKKAGEFRELTD